A DNA window from Aureibaculum sp. 2308TA14-22 contains the following coding sequences:
- a CDS encoding DUF5916 domain-containing protein yields the protein MKVTTPLVLIFFLFFQSINAQEPDLKIPKRIYTTKSIGQAKAPVIDGIIDDASWDLVEWNSDYTEYSPDENTAPSQETKFKIVYDQKHLYIGIRAIDKAADSIVKRLSRRDGFEGDWVEINIDSYHDLRTAFSFTMTAAGVKGDELASDNGNNWDESWNPIWFAKTSVDDEGYSVEMKIPLSQLRFGKSKEQIWGLQLQRYFFRKNERSLWQRVPRDAPGWISEFGELHGLIDLEPQKQLEIQPFGLAKLDTYPKEDGNPFRDGSDFKLNGGLDAKIGITNDLTLDLTVNPDFGQVEADPAAIALDGFEIFFNEQRPFFVENNNIFNYQISNSEAGDTFGSDNLFFSRRIGRSPQGYPDTEDGEFVNQPNNTSILGAAKFSGKTKNGWSIGILESITANEYATIDNNGNRREELVEPLTNYFLGRLQKDFNERNTFVGGIFTATNRNLTDNLQFLHKSAYTGGLDFKHQWSDRAWYVGGNVVFSRVEGSKEAIQSTQESLRHLFGRVDATHLEVDPNKTSLTGTGGNIQIGKQAKGHWRFESGFTWRSPELELNDMGFQRQADDLRHYTWVGYRTLKPFSVFRQLGLNYNHWSAWDFESNHNLMQFNTNSWAQFKNNWRANLGITYLPTNQSTVQLRGGPRIKNSQILSYFSRLGTDDRKKVSFSLRSNGGKTFDDSFSYFSLGVGVSYQPTNALQVSIFPQYRINDDKLQFVDNIESNNQTNYVNGTIAQRTLSMSMRLNYTINPNLTIQYYGEPFISRGRYSEFKTVVSPQANSFKDRIQLFNDNQISFDTNDDSYLIDSNTDGTTDYQFGNPDFSYVQFRSNLVMRWEYIPGSEVFLVWSQGVSGNADPNYKLFKGLDNQILGEKKDNTFLIKVTYRFML from the coding sequence ATGAAGGTAACAACTCCGTTAGTACTCATTTTTTTCCTTTTTTTTCAATCAATAAATGCTCAAGAACCAGACTTAAAAATTCCAAAAAGAATATATACCACTAAATCAATAGGGCAAGCAAAAGCCCCGGTTATTGATGGTATTATTGATGATGCCAGTTGGGATTTGGTTGAATGGAATAGCGATTATACTGAGTACAGCCCTGATGAAAACACTGCACCAAGTCAAGAAACTAAATTTAAAATAGTTTATGATCAAAAACACCTTTATATAGGTATTAGAGCTATTGATAAAGCTGCAGATAGTATCGTAAAAAGATTATCAAGACGTGATGGTTTTGAAGGCGATTGGGTTGAAATTAATATTGATAGCTATCACGATTTACGAACTGCATTTTCATTTACAATGACAGCTGCTGGTGTAAAAGGCGATGAATTGGCTTCAGATAATGGTAATAATTGGGATGAAAGTTGGAACCCTATTTGGTTTGCTAAGACTAGTGTGGACGATGAAGGGTATTCAGTTGAAATGAAAATACCGTTAAGTCAATTAAGATTTGGTAAGAGCAAAGAGCAAATATGGGGTTTGCAACTACAGCGTTATTTTTTTAGAAAGAATGAACGGTCTCTATGGCAACGTGTTCCTAGAGATGCTCCAGGTTGGATAAGTGAATTTGGAGAACTACATGGGCTTATAGATTTAGAACCTCAAAAGCAATTAGAAATACAGCCTTTTGGGTTGGCTAAGTTGGATACTTACCCTAAAGAAGACGGAAATCCGTTTCGTGATGGTTCAGATTTTAAGCTAAATGGTGGTTTGGATGCCAAAATCGGAATTACGAACGATTTAACATTAGACTTAACCGTTAACCCTGATTTTGGACAAGTTGAGGCAGACCCTGCAGCCATTGCATTAGATGGGTTCGAAATTTTCTTTAACGAACAACGCCCGTTTTTTGTAGAAAACAATAATATTTTTAATTATCAAATTTCTAATTCGGAAGCAGGAGATACTTTCGGGTCGGATAATCTGTTTTTTTCGAGACGAATTGGTAGAAGTCCTCAAGGATATCCAGATACAGAAGATGGTGAATTTGTCAATCAGCCCAATAATACTTCAATTTTAGGGGCTGCTAAATTTAGCGGAAAAACAAAAAATGGGTGGTCAATTGGTATTTTAGAAAGTATAACAGCTAATGAATATGCTACTATTGATAATAATGGAAACAGAAGAGAAGAATTGGTAGAGCCTTTGACCAATTATTTTTTGGGACGACTTCAAAAAGATTTTAACGAACGGAATACTTTTGTTGGTGGTATTTTTACCGCAACAAATAGAAATTTGACCGATAATTTACAGTTTTTACATAAATCTGCATATACTGGCGGGCTGGATTTTAAGCATCAATGGAGCGATAGAGCATGGTATGTTGGCGGAAATGTAGTTTTTAGTAGAGTAGAAGGTAGTAAAGAAGCTATTCAAAGTACTCAAGAATCGTTAAGACATTTATTTGGTCGTGTGGACGCTACACATTTGGAAGTTGATCCTAACAAAACTTCATTAACTGGGACCGGAGGTAATATTCAAATAGGGAAACAGGCCAAAGGCCATTGGCGTTTTGAAAGTGGTTTTACATGGCGGTCTCCCGAATTAGAATTAAACGACATGGGTTTTCAACGACAAGCGGATGATTTAAGGCATTATACTTGGGTCGGTTACAGAACGCTAAAACCCTTTTCTGTTTTTAGACAATTAGGATTAAATTATAATCATTGGAGTGCTTGGGATTTTGAAAGTAATCATAATTTAATGCAATTTAATACCAATAGTTGGGCACAGTTCAAAAACAATTGGCGAGCTAATTTAGGTATTACCTATCTGCCAACAAATCAGTCCACAGTTCAGCTTAGAGGCGGCCCAAGAATTAAAAATTCTCAAATATTAAGTTATTTTTCTAGACTTGGCACTGATGATCGAAAAAAAGTATCATTCAGTTTAAGAAGTAATGGAGGTAAAACCTTTGATGATTCTTTTAGCTATTTCAGCCTTGGTGTAGGCGTTTCTTACCAACCAACAAATGCGTTACAAGTTTCTATTTTCCCGCAATACAGAATAAATGATGATAAGCTTCAGTTTGTTGATAATATTGAGTCTAATAATCAAACCAATTATGTTAATGGAACTATTGCTCAACGTACGCTTAGTATGTCTATGCGACTTAATTATACCATTAATCCAAATTTAACCATTCAATATTATGGTGAACCCTTTATTTCAAGAGGTCGCTATTCAGAATTTAAAACAGTAGTTAGTCCCCAAGCTAATAGTTTCAAAGATAGAATTCAATTATTCAATGACAATCAAATTTCTTTTGATACGAATGATGATTCTTATTTGATTGATTCAAATACTGATGGTACAACAGATTATCAATTTGGTAATCCTGATTTTTCTTATGTCCAGTTTCGATCTAATTTGGTAATGCGTTGGGAGTATATTCCTGGTTCTGAAGTCTTTTTGGTTTGGTCTCAGGGAGTAAGTGGTAATGCTGACCCAAATTATAAATTATTTAAAGGGTTGGATAATCAAATTTTAGGCGAAAAGAAAGACAACACCTTTTTAATTAAGGTTACTTATCGTTTTATGTTGTAA
- a CDS encoding DUF1059 domain-containing protein: MKTMTCKQLGGPCDAKFHANTFEEMVEQSKNHGMEMFQKGDAAHIRVMKEMKEKMKTQTPEQMQDWFYNKRKEFDALPENK, encoded by the coding sequence ATGAAAACAATGACCTGCAAACAACTAGGTGGTCCATGCGATGCTAAATTTCATGCTAACACCTTTGAAGAAATGGTAGAACAAAGTAAAAATCATGGAATGGAAATGTTCCAAAAAGGGGATGCCGCACATATTAGAGTGATGAAAGAAATGAAAGAAAAAATGAAAACCCAAACACCAGAACAAATGCAGGATTGGTTTTACAATAAAAGAAAAGAATTTGATGCTTTACCTGAAAATAAATAG
- the ggt gene encoding gamma-glutamyltransferase, with protein sequence MKIYLKIFVFTFLFIANPIFAQSGKTPAPAENGMVVTSHYLASEVGRDILKKGGNAIDASVATAFALAVTLPSAGNIGGGGFLVYYGDDGKKTTFNFREKAPLTAHEKMFLGKDGKIKDNSNHEGLLATGVPGTVAGLYLAHQKMGKLPWADLVAPAVKLAKEGFPASYRNEWFVNYIAKNKSRFPSTAKTFLKDGKIPYKPGEIWKQPELAETLKRIQEKGADGFYKGKTAKLIADFMKENGGIITEKDLAKYQAQELKPILGTYRGYEIVGMPPPSSGGIALVEMLNILEGYNLSEMGHNSAASLHVITEAMRRAFADRAEFVGDSDFNPDLPLERLISKEHANNLRVNINLKKASQSDSTHFNTKHLVPESPETTHISVVDKDGNAVSLTYTLENSYGNKIVVEGAGFLLNNEMGDFNPIPGYTNSRGLIGTKPNLVQPEKRMLSSMTPAIVAKNGKPVIVIGSPGGRTIINTVLQVILNVIDFDMNIAQAIEAPRIHHQWFPNRTSFERHGISPDTQKLYKALGHEIYFRNMQGQAMGITIDHKNNKVYGAADSRSFDARAVGY encoded by the coding sequence ATGAAAATCTACTTAAAAATATTTGTATTCACTTTTTTATTTATCGCTAATCCAATTTTCGCACAAAGTGGAAAGACACCTGCTCCCGCTGAAAATGGGATGGTGGTTACCAGTCATTATTTAGCTTCTGAAGTAGGGCGAGATATTCTCAAAAAAGGAGGAAATGCTATTGATGCATCTGTGGCCACAGCTTTTGCCTTAGCAGTGACATTACCCTCTGCAGGAAATATTGGCGGAGGCGGATTTTTGGTCTATTATGGTGATGATGGTAAAAAAACAACGTTTAATTTTAGGGAAAAAGCTCCGTTGACGGCTCATGAAAAAATGTTTTTAGGAAAAGACGGAAAAATAAAAGACAACTCAAACCACGAAGGGTTATTGGCAACTGGAGTTCCGGGTACAGTGGCTGGGTTGTATTTAGCACATCAAAAAATGGGAAAATTACCTTGGGCAGATTTGGTGGCTCCCGCCGTAAAATTAGCAAAAGAAGGTTTCCCTGCTTCTTATCGCAATGAATGGTTTGTTAACTATATCGCTAAAAACAAATCGCGATTTCCATCAACTGCCAAAACATTTCTGAAAGACGGTAAAATACCTTACAAACCAGGAGAAATATGGAAACAACCAGAATTGGCAGAAACTTTAAAACGTATTCAAGAAAAAGGTGCAGACGGATTTTACAAAGGTAAAACTGCAAAGCTCATAGCCGATTTTATGAAGGAGAATGGTGGAATTATCACCGAAAAGGATTTAGCAAAATATCAGGCTCAAGAACTGAAACCAATTTTAGGAACGTACAGAGGTTATGAAATTGTAGGTATGCCACCACCAAGCTCTGGAGGTATTGCTTTGGTCGAAATGTTGAATATTTTAGAAGGATATAACCTGAGTGAAATGGGTCACAATTCTGCAGCTTCTTTACATGTAATTACCGAGGCAATGCGTAGGGCTTTTGCTGATAGAGCTGAATTTGTAGGCGATTCGGATTTTAATCCAGATTTACCATTAGAAAGATTGATTTCAAAAGAACACGCTAATAATTTAAGAGTCAATATTAATCTTAAAAAAGCCTCTCAGAGCGATTCTACCCATTTTAACACAAAGCATTTGGTGCCTGAAAGCCCAGAAACTACGCATATTTCAGTGGTTGACAAGGATGGTAATGCGGTTTCGCTAACCTACACTTTAGAAAATAGTTACGGTAATAAAATAGTAGTTGAAGGTGCTGGGTTTTTATTGAACAATGAAATGGGCGATTTTAACCCAATTCCTGGTTACACAAATTCCCGTGGTCTAATTGGTACAAAACCCAATTTAGTACAGCCCGAAAAACGAATGTTATCTAGTATGACTCCTGCTATTGTTGCTAAAAATGGTAAGCCAGTAATTGTAATTGGGAGCCCGGGAGGTAGAACAATTATCAATACGGTATTACAAGTAATTTTAAATGTAATTGATTTTGATATGAACATTGCCCAAGCCATTGAAGCACCGCGAATTCATCACCAATGGTTTCCGAATAGAACTTCTTTTGAAAGACATGGTATTTCACCAGATACACAAAAATTATATAAAGCTTTAGGGCATGAAATTTATTTTAGAAATATGCAAGGTCAAGCCATGGGCATTACTATTGACCATAAAAATAACAAAGTATACGGTGCCGCTGATTCTCGAAGTTTTGATGCTAGAGCCGTTGGTTATTAA
- a CDS encoding transporter, with protein MKFRVSVPIFFVIITTSVIGQTCCSGGIPLSNNLGLEMLGKGTFQIGLNYDYNNLNTLKSGSTTLDDSSRLRITHTGLLNLGFSITNNLAIESLFTWVNQRRKISQFGNENLDQSSGVGDAILLVKYRFNNVFGKTSSLNFGVGAKLPLGSSTEKNNQGVTLNADLQPGSNTFDMIYWTMVSKNFDFRPSLTVSSRFIYRSAGTNNNYFGDSSYKFGNDFQTYLSFSDQFIISKKLVSPAISFKYRNASKDKIEEFNLNNTGGNWVSIIPGFSVDINSKIAFLTKAEIPIYSNVDGTQLTPTFRLTSGILIKITRKTRFLNLN; from the coding sequence ATGAAGTTTCGAGTATCAGTTCCTATCTTTTTTGTAATCATAACAACTTCCGTTATTGGTCAAACTTGTTGTTCGGGTGGCATACCGTTGTCAAATAATTTAGGTTTGGAAATGTTAGGAAAAGGAACTTTTCAAATTGGTTTAAACTATGATTATAATAATTTAAACACATTAAAAAGCGGTTCAACCACATTAGATGATAGCTCCAGATTGCGAATTACACATACAGGGCTTTTAAATTTAGGCTTTTCTATAACCAATAACTTAGCTATTGAAAGCTTATTTACATGGGTTAATCAAAGAAGAAAAATCAGTCAATTTGGCAATGAAAACTTGGATCAGTCATCGGGTGTGGGAGATGCTATTTTACTTGTAAAATATAGATTCAACAATGTATTTGGTAAAACGAGTAGTTTAAACTTTGGTGTCGGTGCAAAACTTCCTTTAGGTTCATCAACAGAAAAAAACAATCAAGGCGTTACTTTAAATGCAGATTTACAACCTGGTAGTAATACTTTTGACATGATTTATTGGACAATGGTTTCTAAAAATTTTGATTTCAGACCATCATTAACTGTTTCTTCAAGATTTATATATAGAAGTGCTGGAACCAACAATAATTATTTTGGTGATTCGTCCTATAAATTTGGTAATGATTTTCAAACCTACTTAAGTTTTTCTGATCAGTTTATTATATCTAAAAAATTAGTTTCGCCTGCAATTTCATTTAAATATCGCAACGCTAGTAAAGATAAAATAGAAGAATTTAATTTGAATAATACTGGCGGCAATTGGGTTTCTATAATTCCTGGTTTTTCAGTAGATATTAATTCAAAAATAGCCTTTTTAACTAAAGCTGAAATTCCTATTTACAGTAATGTAGATGGCACACAATTGACCCCAACATTTAGATTGACATCTGGCATTCTAATTAAAATTACACGCAAAACACGTTTCCTTAATTTAAATTAA
- the polA gene encoding DNA polymerase I → MSTQKRLFLLDAYALIFRGYYAFIKNPRINSKGMDTSAIMGFMNSLLDVIKRERPDHLAVCFDKGGSVDRVEMFAEYKANRDETPEAIRIAVPYIESILKAMHIPIMVKEGYEADDVIGTLAKKAEKEDYQTFMVTPDKDFAQLVSENIFMYRPRFGGGYETWGIPEVQEKFEVKDPLQVIDFLAMKGDAVDNIPGLPGVGDKTAKKFLAAYGSIEGLFENSHELKGKMKEKVEANVEQGLLSKKLATIMLDVPVEFDATDFELSQPDLQKVTEIFEELEFRRLTENLIKTFSKKAESIEVKPKVESKKAVAKNNPTDNIQFDLFAAPGTGTPQEETIISGYNTIEKTSHFYQFAETPLSRKLLLKQLLTQKSVCFDTETTGLKALEVELIGIAFSWEHHKGFYVHFPENQEETKQILEEFRPFFEDESIEKVGHNLKYDIKVLSNYNMPVRGKLFDTMIAHYLINPDMRHSMDILAETYLNYQPVPITELIGKKGKNQGSMRDVALEKQTEYAVEDADITLQLKTHFEKELESGHLTKLFDEVEMPLVAVLSAMEIEGININTTFLKELSTALATDIERLEKGIYEQAGEEFNLASPKQLGPILFDKLKLVDKPKKTKTGQYSTAEDVLSYLAKDHQIIRDIQEFRQYKKLQSTYVDALPNEVNPKTNRIHTVYAQAVAATGRLSSNNPNLQNIPIRTERGRQVRKAFIPRNENYTLLAADYSQIELRIIAALSEEENMINAFKNNEDIHASTAAKVFNVPINEVTREQRGNAKTVNFGIIYGVSAFGLSNQTTLSRSESKELIDTYYETYPKLRSYMDSQIHFARENGYVETILGRRRYLKDINSRNAVVRGAAERNAVNAPIQGSAADIIKLAMINIYQHFQKEKFKSKMLLQVHDELVFDAHNDELEIIKPMIKQEMENAYKLSVPLDVEIGLGNDWLAAH, encoded by the coding sequence ATGTCAACACAAAAACGCTTATTCTTACTAGATGCCTATGCTCTAATTTTTAGAGGGTATTACGCTTTTATTAAAAACCCTAGAATTAATTCCAAAGGAATGGACACCTCAGCAATTATGGGGTTTATGAATTCTTTATTGGATGTAATAAAGCGAGAAAGACCTGATCATTTAGCCGTTTGTTTTGACAAAGGCGGTAGTGTAGATCGTGTTGAAATGTTCGCCGAATATAAAGCCAATCGTGATGAAACCCCTGAAGCTATTAGAATTGCCGTGCCTTATATTGAAAGCATTCTAAAAGCAATGCACATTCCCATTATGGTCAAAGAAGGCTATGAAGCCGATGATGTTATAGGAACCTTGGCTAAAAAAGCCGAAAAAGAGGATTACCAAACTTTTATGGTTACACCCGATAAGGATTTTGCACAATTGGTTTCTGAAAATATTTTTATGTACCGCCCTCGGTTTGGTGGTGGTTACGAAACTTGGGGCATACCCGAAGTGCAAGAAAAATTTGAAGTAAAAGATCCGTTGCAGGTAATAGATTTTTTAGCAATGAAAGGTGATGCTGTTGATAATATTCCTGGCCTACCAGGTGTTGGCGATAAAACTGCCAAAAAATTCTTGGCAGCTTATGGTAGTATTGAAGGATTATTTGAAAACAGCCATGAGCTAAAAGGTAAAATGAAAGAAAAAGTGGAGGCAAATGTCGAACAAGGTTTACTCTCAAAAAAATTGGCAACAATAATGTTAGATGTTCCTGTAGAATTTGATGCTACGGATTTTGAACTTAGCCAACCAGATTTACAAAAAGTAACTGAAATTTTTGAAGAACTGGAATTTAGGAGGTTAACAGAAAATCTAATCAAAACTTTTAGTAAAAAGGCTGAATCTATAGAAGTTAAGCCAAAGGTTGAATCCAAAAAGGCCGTGGCAAAAAACAACCCTACAGATAATATTCAATTCGATTTATTTGCCGCACCAGGAACTGGAACTCCTCAAGAGGAAACAATAATAAGTGGCTATAATACAATTGAAAAAACTTCGCATTTTTATCAGTTTGCTGAAACGCCACTCTCACGAAAATTATTGCTAAAACAATTATTAACTCAAAAGTCCGTCTGTTTTGATACAGAAACTACTGGGTTAAAAGCCTTAGAAGTGGAATTGATTGGAATTGCATTTTCATGGGAACACCATAAAGGGTTTTATGTTCATTTTCCAGAAAATCAAGAAGAAACAAAACAAATTTTAGAAGAGTTCAGACCTTTCTTTGAAGATGAATCTATTGAAAAAGTAGGTCATAATTTAAAATACGACATTAAAGTATTATCAAATTACAATATGCCGGTTAGAGGAAAATTGTTTGACACGATGATTGCACATTACCTGATAAATCCAGATATGCGACATAGCATGGATATTTTAGCTGAGACGTATTTGAATTACCAACCCGTCCCGATTACGGAATTAATAGGTAAAAAAGGCAAAAATCAAGGCAGCATGCGTGATGTTGCATTAGAAAAACAAACCGAATATGCCGTTGAAGATGCTGACATTACGTTACAGTTAAAAACACATTTTGAAAAAGAATTGGAGAGCGGACACTTGACTAAACTCTTTGACGAAGTGGAAATGCCTTTAGTAGCAGTCCTTTCGGCTATGGAAATAGAGGGTATCAATATCAATACCACCTTTTTAAAAGAACTATCAACGGCATTGGCGACGGATATAGAACGTTTGGAAAAAGGAATTTACGAGCAAGCGGGCGAAGAATTTAATTTAGCTTCTCCAAAGCAATTAGGGCCAATTTTATTTGATAAGTTAAAACTGGTTGATAAACCTAAAAAGACAAAAACAGGTCAATATTCAACTGCTGAAGATGTCTTATCTTATTTAGCCAAAGACCATCAAATTATTAGAGATATTCAGGAGTTTAGACAATATAAAAAATTGCAAAGTACGTATGTAGATGCTTTACCTAATGAGGTAAATCCGAAAACAAATAGAATACATACCGTTTACGCACAAGCTGTTGCTGCAACAGGTAGATTGAGCTCTAATAATCCTAATTTACAGAATATCCCCATTCGAACTGAACGGGGACGCCAAGTACGAAAAGCATTTATCCCGAGAAACGAAAACTACACGTTATTGGCAGCAGATTACTCTCAAATTGAGTTGCGAATTATCGCTGCGTTAAGCGAAGAAGAAAATATGATTAATGCGTTTAAAAACAATGAAGATATTCATGCCTCAACGGCAGCAAAGGTTTTTAATGTTCCTATAAACGAAGTAACCAGAGAACAACGTGGCAACGCCAAAACCGTTAATTTCGGAATTATTTATGGGGTTTCTGCTTTTGGTTTGAGTAATCAGACCACGCTTTCGCGAAGCGAATCAAAAGAATTAATAGATACCTATTATGAAACCTACCCGAAATTACGTAGTTATATGGATAGCCAAATTCACTTTGCTAGAGAAAATGGTTACGTGGAAACAATTCTAGGCAGACGAAGGTACTTAAAAGATATAAATTCTCGAAATGCTGTTGTTCGTGGAGCCGCAGAACGAAATGCAGTTAATGCTCCTATTCAAGGAAGTGCAGCAGATATTATTAAACTGGCAATGATAAATATTTACCAGCATTTTCAAAAAGAAAAATTCAAAAGTAAAATGTTACTCCAAGTTCATGATGAATTAGTTTTTGATGCTCATAACGATGAATTAGAAATAATAAAGCCTATGATAAAACAGGAAATGGAAAATGCTTATAAATTATCCGTGCCATTAGATGTTGAAATTGGGCTGGGTAACGATTGGTTGGCAGCACATTAA